Proteins encoded in a region of the Buteo buteo chromosome 11, bButBut1.hap1.1, whole genome shotgun sequence genome:
- the HAPLN2 gene encoding hyaluronan and proteoglycan link protein 2 isoform X2, translated as MGPAAPQRTQLGTVRGTALPPALRMHRLLLLSSLWLLAAPPASSIFQRPTGSPAPPHLQYLLEPLHTTVHTERGATATLPCVLRALPRNYRVKWSKLEPANYRESIILITNGLYHKNYGPLSPRVRLRHSHRYDASLTITDVALEDEGRYRCQLVNGLEDESVSLTLHLEGVVFPYQPSNGRYKFNYHEAKRACEQQDSRLATYQQLYKAWTEGLDWCNAGWILDGTVHYPIINSREPCGGRLLLPGVRTYGARDKQKDRFDAFCFTSALQGQVYFIRAHLNFKEAGQACRNHGAAIAKVGQLYSAWKFSQLDRCDGGWLADGSVRYPITTPRERCGGLPDPGVRSFGFPSKELRTYGTYCFVGK; from the exons ATGGGACCGGCAGCTCCCCAAAGGACGCAGCTGGGGACGGTAAGAG gcaccgCCCTGCCCCCAGCTCTAAGGATGCACCGGCTTCTCCTGCTCAGCTCCCTCTGGCTCTTGGCAGCACCCCCAGCATCGAGCATCTTCCAGCGGCCGACGGGGAGCCCGG cccccccccacctgcaGTACCTGCTGGAGCCCCTTCACACCACGGTGCACACGGAGCGGGGTGCCACGGCCACCCTGCCCTGTGTCCTGCGCGCCCTGCCCCGCAACTACCGGGTGAAGTGGAGCAAGTTGGAGCCGGCCAACTATCGGGAGAGCATCATCCTCATCACCAATGGGCTGTACCACAAGAACTACGGGCCGCTGAGCCCACGGGTGCGCCTGCGGCACAGCCACCGCTACGATGCCTCGCTCACCATCACTGATGTGGCTCTGGAGGACGAGGGACGCTACCGCTGCCAGCTTGTCAATGGGCTGGAGGACGAGAGCGTCTCGCTCACGCTGCACCTCGAAG GTGTTGTCTTCCCCTACCAGCCCAGCAACGGACGCTACAAATTCAACTACCATGAAGCCAAGCGAGCCTGCGAGCAGCAGGACTCCCGCCTCGCCACCTACCAGCAGCTCTACAAAG CCTGGACGGAGGGTCTGGACTGGTGCAACGCCGGCTGGATCCTCGATGGGACCGTCCACTACCCCATCATCAACTCCCGGGAGCCGTGTGGTGGCCGCCTCCTCCTGCCGGGCGTTCGGACCTATGGGGCCAGGGACAAGCAGAAGGACCGATTTGATGCTTTCTGCTTCACCTCTGCTCTTCAAG GCCAGGTCTACTTCATCCGGGCCCACCTGAACTTCAAGGAGGCCGGACAAGCATGTCGCAACCACGGGGCTGCCATCGCCAAAGTGGGGCAACTCTACTCCGCCTGGAAGTTTTCCCAGCTGGATCGCTGTGACGGGGGGTGGCTGGCGGACGGCAGTGTGCGGTACCCCATTACCACACCCCGCGAGCGCTGCGGGGGGCTGCCGGACCCCGGCGTCCGCAGCTTCGGCTTTCCCAGCAAGGAGCTGCGGACCTATGGCACCTACTGCTTCGTGGGGAAGTAG
- the HAPLN2 gene encoding hyaluronan and proteoglycan link protein 2 isoform X1 — MLEALDGTGSSPKDAAGDGTALPPALRMHRLLLLSSLWLLAAPPASSIFQRPTGSPAPPHLQYLLEPLHTTVHTERGATATLPCVLRALPRNYRVKWSKLEPANYRESIILITNGLYHKNYGPLSPRVRLRHSHRYDASLTITDVALEDEGRYRCQLVNGLEDESVSLTLHLEGVVFPYQPSNGRYKFNYHEAKRACEQQDSRLATYQQLYKAWTEGLDWCNAGWILDGTVHYPIINSREPCGGRLLLPGVRTYGARDKQKDRFDAFCFTSALQGQVYFIRAHLNFKEAGQACRNHGAAIAKVGQLYSAWKFSQLDRCDGGWLADGSVRYPITTPRERCGGLPDPGVRSFGFPSKELRTYGTYCFVGK, encoded by the exons ATGCTGGAGGCTTTGGATGGGACCGGCAGCTCCCCAAAGGACGCAGCTGGGGACG gcaccgCCCTGCCCCCAGCTCTAAGGATGCACCGGCTTCTCCTGCTCAGCTCCCTCTGGCTCTTGGCAGCACCCCCAGCATCGAGCATCTTCCAGCGGCCGACGGGGAGCCCGG cccccccccacctgcaGTACCTGCTGGAGCCCCTTCACACCACGGTGCACACGGAGCGGGGTGCCACGGCCACCCTGCCCTGTGTCCTGCGCGCCCTGCCCCGCAACTACCGGGTGAAGTGGAGCAAGTTGGAGCCGGCCAACTATCGGGAGAGCATCATCCTCATCACCAATGGGCTGTACCACAAGAACTACGGGCCGCTGAGCCCACGGGTGCGCCTGCGGCACAGCCACCGCTACGATGCCTCGCTCACCATCACTGATGTGGCTCTGGAGGACGAGGGACGCTACCGCTGCCAGCTTGTCAATGGGCTGGAGGACGAGAGCGTCTCGCTCACGCTGCACCTCGAAG GTGTTGTCTTCCCCTACCAGCCCAGCAACGGACGCTACAAATTCAACTACCATGAAGCCAAGCGAGCCTGCGAGCAGCAGGACTCCCGCCTCGCCACCTACCAGCAGCTCTACAAAG CCTGGACGGAGGGTCTGGACTGGTGCAACGCCGGCTGGATCCTCGATGGGACCGTCCACTACCCCATCATCAACTCCCGGGAGCCGTGTGGTGGCCGCCTCCTCCTGCCGGGCGTTCGGACCTATGGGGCCAGGGACAAGCAGAAGGACCGATTTGATGCTTTCTGCTTCACCTCTGCTCTTCAAG GCCAGGTCTACTTCATCCGGGCCCACCTGAACTTCAAGGAGGCCGGACAAGCATGTCGCAACCACGGGGCTGCCATCGCCAAAGTGGGGCAACTCTACTCCGCCTGGAAGTTTTCCCAGCTGGATCGCTGTGACGGGGGGTGGCTGGCGGACGGCAGTGTGCGGTACCCCATTACCACACCCCGCGAGCGCTGCGGGGGGCTGCCGGACCCCGGCGTCCGCAGCTTCGGCTTTCCCAGCAAGGAGCTGCGGACCTATGGCACCTACTGCTTCGTGGGGAAGTAG